From Quercus lobata isolate SW786 chromosome 1, ValleyOak3.0 Primary Assembly, whole genome shotgun sequence, one genomic window encodes:
- the LOC115989955 gene encoding ubiquitin-activating enzyme E1 1 isoform X2: MLPRKRASEGVVVEEEDNTNNSSNFNTINKCEGASAFNKNKKLRIAEEDADSTNNNNNNNHNHSSGGIVVEQEQEQGEEGEEIPIMGLGNPNSQDIDEDLHSRQLAVYGRETMRRLFASNVLVSGLQGLGAEIAKNLILAGVKSVTLHDEGTVELWDLSSNFIFSENDVGKNRAVASVQKLQELNNAVVVQSLTTKLTKEQLSDFQAVVFTDVNFEKAIEFNDYCRIHQPPIAFIKTEVRGLFGSVFCDFGPEFTVVDIDGEEPHTGIIASISNDNPALVSCVDDERLEFQDGDLVVFSEVHGMTELNDGKPRKIKSSRAYSFTLEEDTTNYGAYVKGGIVTQVKQPKVLKFKPLREALADPGDFLLSDFSKFDRPPLLHLAFQALDKFVSELGRFPVAGSEEDAQKLISVASGINESSGDGRVEDINPKLLRHFAFGAKAVLNPMAAMFGGIVGQEVVKACSGKFHPLYQFFYFDSVESLPTEPLDSSDFRPRNSRYDAQISVFGSKLQKKLEDAQVFIVGSGALGCEFLKNVALMGVSCGDQGKLTITDDDVIEKSNLSRQFLFRDWNIGQAKSTVAASATALINPRLNIEALQNRVGPETENVFDDTFWENLSVVINALDNVNARLYVDQRCLYFQKPLLESGTLGAKCNTQMVIPHLTENYGASRDPPEKQAPMCTVHSFPHNIDHCLTWARSEFEGLLEKTPAEVNAYLSNPSEYSTAMMNAGDAQARDNLERVLECLDKERCEIFQDCITWARLKFEDYFANRVKQLIYTFPEDAATSTGAPFWSAPKRFPHPLQFSAADPGHLHFVMAAAILRAETFGIPIPDWAKNPKKLAEAVDKVMVPDFEPKKDAKIVTDEKATSISSASVDDSAVIADLIMKLEQRQKSLPSGFRMKPIQFEKDDDTNFHMDMIAGLANMRARNYSIPEVDKLKAKFIAGRIIPAIATTTAMATGLVCLELYKVLDGGHKLEDYRNTFANLALPLFSMAEPVPPKLIKHQNLSWTVWDRWILKGNPTLRELLQWLKEKGLNAYSISCGSCLLYNSMFPRHKDRMDKKMVDLAREVAKVELPQYRRHLDVVVACEDEEDNDIDIPQVSIYYR, translated from the exons ATGCTTCCCAGAAAGAGAGCCAGTGAAGGAGTGGttgtagaagaagaagacaacacCAACAACAGCAGCAACTTTAACACCATCAACAAGTGTGAGGGCGCTTCGGCTTTCAACAAGAACAAGAAGCTTCGAATCGCCGAGGAAGACGCCGATTcgaccaacaacaacaacaacaacaatcacaatCACAGTAGCGGCGGCATAGTTGTAGAACAAGAACAAGAGCaaggagaagaaggagaagagattCCAATCATGGGTTTGGGCAACCCGAATTCGCAGGATATTGATGAAGATCTCCATAGCCGGCAGCTCGCCGTGTATGGCCGTGAGACGATGAGGCGGCTTtttgcttcgaatgttctcGTCTCCGGGTTGCAGGGTCTTGGAGCTGAGATAG CAAAGAACCTCATTCTTGCTGGTGTCAAGTCTGTGACCTTGCATGATGAAGGGACAGTGGAGTTGTGGGATTTGTCCAGTAATTTCATTTTCTCAGAGAATGATGTTGGTAAGAATAGGGCAGTTGCTTCCGTCCAAAAGCTGCAAGAGCTCAACAATGCTGTGGTCGTTCAGTCTTTAACAACAAAATTGACTAAGGAACAGCTTTCTGATTTCCAG GCTGTTGTCTTTACTGATGTCAATTTTGAGAAAGCCATTGAGTTCAATGATTACTGTCGTATTCATCAGCCTCCTATTGCATTTATCAAAACTGAAGTCAGAGGCCTTTTTGGTTCTGTGTTTTGTGACTTTGGACCTGAGTTCACTGTTGTTGACATTGATGGAGAGGAACCACACACGGGTATAATTGCATCGATCAGCAATGACAACCCTGCGCTAGTATCCTGTGTTGATGATGAAAGGCTTGAGTTTCAGGATGGGGATCTTGTTGTATTCTCTGAAGTTCACGGAATGACAGAATTGAATGACGGGAAACCAAGGAAGATTAAAAGTTCCAGGGCTTATTCATTTACTCTTGAGGAGGATACCACAAATTATGGAGCCTATGTGAAGGGTGGTATTGTCACACAGGTGAAACAGCCCAAGGTGTTGAAATTTAAGCCATTGAGAGAAGCACTAGCTGATCCTGGTGATTTTCTTCTTAGTGATTTCTCTAAGTTTGATCGCCCACCTCTTCTACACTTGGCATTCCAAGCGCTGGATAAGTTTGTCTCTGAGTTGGGACGCTTCCCTGTTGCTGGTTCTGAAGAGGATGCTCAGAAGCTTATATCTGTTGCCAGTGGCATTAATGAGAGTTCGGGGGATGGGAGAGTGGAAGATATCaatccaaaacttttgaggcACTTTGCCTTTGGTGCAAAGGCGGTACTGAATCCCATGGCTGCTATGTTTGGTGGTATTGTGGGACAAGAGGTTGTGAAAGCATGTTCGGGGAAGTTCCATCCACTTTATCAG TTCTTCTACTTCGACTCAGTGGAGTCACTTCCTACAGAGCCACTGGATTCAAGTGATTTCAGACCAAGAAATAGCCGTTACGATGCTCAGATTTCTGTCTTTGGGTCTAAGCTTCAGAAGAAACTGGAGGATGCTCAAGTGTTCATTGTTGGATCTGGTGCACTAGGCTGTGAATTCTTAAAAAATGTAGCCTTGATGGGAGTTTCATGTGGTGATCAGGGAAAGCTAACAATTACTGATGATGATGTAATTGAGAAGAGTAACCTCAGTAGGCAGTTCCTCTTCCGTGATTGGAACATTGGTCAGGCCAAATCCACTGTGGCTGCTTCTGCTACTGCATTAATAAACCCTCGACTAAACATTGAAGCTTTGCAGAATCGAGTTGGCCCTGAAACTGAAAATGTATTTGACGATACCTTCTGGGAGAATTTGAGTGTTGTTATTAATGCTTTAGACAATGTGAATGCCAGATTGTACGTTGATCAGAGATGCTTATACTTCCAGAAGCCACTTCTTGAATCAGGAACTCTTGGTGCCAAATGCAACACTCAGATGGTCATTCCTCATCTCACAGAAAACTATGGTGCCTCGAGAGACCCACCTGAGAAACAAGCACCTATGTGCACTGTACACTCGTTTCCACACAACATTGATCACTGCTTGACTTGGGCTCGATCTGAGTTTGAGGGTTTACTTGAGAAAACACCAGCTGAAGTGAATGCATATTTGTCCAACCCGAGTGAATATAGTACTGCAATGATGAATGCCGGTGATGCTCAGGCTAGGGATAACTTGGAGCGAGTACTGGAGTGCCTTGATAAAGAAAGATGCGAGATATTCCAAGATTGCATTACCTGGGCTCGTTTGAA GTTTGAAGATTATTTTGCTAACCGTGTGAAGCAGTTGATTTATACGTTCCCTGAGGATGCTGCCACCAGTACTGGGGCTCCTTTCTGGTCAGCCCCCAAGAGATTCCCTCATCCACTGCAATTCTCAGCTGCTGATCCTGGTCACCTCCATTTTGTTATGGCAGCAGCCATTCTACGTGCAGAGACATTTGGAATCCCAATTCCTGACTGGGCCAAGAATCCTAAGAAGTTGGCTGAAGCTGTTGATAAAGTGATGGTCCCAGATTTTGAGCCCAAGAAAGATGCAAAAATTGTAACCGATGAGAAGGCTACCAGTATCTCTTCTGCCTCAGTAGATGATTCAGCTGTCATTGCTGATCTAATTATGAAGTTAGAGCAGCGTCAGAAGAGCCTGCCATCAGGGTTCAGGATGAAACCAATTCAATTCGAGAAG GATGATGATACTAACTTCCATATGGACATGATAGCTGGCCTTGCCAATATGAGGGCACGGAATTACAGCATTCCTGAAGTTGACAAGCTGAAAGCCAAGTTTATTGCTGGAAGGATCATTCCTGCAATTGCAACAACCACTGCTATGGCCACAGGTCTTGTCTGCCTGGAGCTCTACAAGGTTTTGGATGGAGGGCACAAATTGGAGGACTATCGTAACACATTTGCTAACCTTGCACTGCCTCTGTTCTCCATGGCTGAGCCAGTTCCACCCAAGCTCATCAAGCATCAGAACTTGAGTTGGACTGTTTGGGACAGGTGGATCCTGAAAGGCAATCCTACTCTGAGGGAACTTTTGCAGTGGCTCAAGGAGAAAGGGCTGAATGCTTATAGCATTTCATGCGGAAGTTGCCTGCTCTATAATAGTATGTTCCCTCGTCACAAAGACCGAATGGACAAGAAAATGGTGGATTTGGCCAGGGAAGTGGCCAAAGTGGAATTGCCTCAATACCGTCGCCATTTGGATGTTGTTGTGGCATGCGAAGATGAAGAGGACAATGATATTGACATCCCTCAAGTATCCATTTACTACCGTTAG
- the LOC115989955 gene encoding ubiquitin-activating enzyme E1 1 isoform X1, producing the protein MLKLGLGLGLGFALVSFLGLVQIVLGKYVNGNDKRYLIAFLVVIISVMLGFYRLFFSSLLHYMLPRKRASEGVVVEEEDNTNNSSNFNTINKCEGASAFNKNKKLRIAEEDADSTNNNNNNNHNHSSGGIVVEQEQEQGEEGEEIPIMGLGNPNSQDIDEDLHSRQLAVYGRETMRRLFASNVLVSGLQGLGAEIAKNLILAGVKSVTLHDEGTVELWDLSSNFIFSENDVGKNRAVASVQKLQELNNAVVVQSLTTKLTKEQLSDFQAVVFTDVNFEKAIEFNDYCRIHQPPIAFIKTEVRGLFGSVFCDFGPEFTVVDIDGEEPHTGIIASISNDNPALVSCVDDERLEFQDGDLVVFSEVHGMTELNDGKPRKIKSSRAYSFTLEEDTTNYGAYVKGGIVTQVKQPKVLKFKPLREALADPGDFLLSDFSKFDRPPLLHLAFQALDKFVSELGRFPVAGSEEDAQKLISVASGINESSGDGRVEDINPKLLRHFAFGAKAVLNPMAAMFGGIVGQEVVKACSGKFHPLYQFFYFDSVESLPTEPLDSSDFRPRNSRYDAQISVFGSKLQKKLEDAQVFIVGSGALGCEFLKNVALMGVSCGDQGKLTITDDDVIEKSNLSRQFLFRDWNIGQAKSTVAASATALINPRLNIEALQNRVGPETENVFDDTFWENLSVVINALDNVNARLYVDQRCLYFQKPLLESGTLGAKCNTQMVIPHLTENYGASRDPPEKQAPMCTVHSFPHNIDHCLTWARSEFEGLLEKTPAEVNAYLSNPSEYSTAMMNAGDAQARDNLERVLECLDKERCEIFQDCITWARLKFEDYFANRVKQLIYTFPEDAATSTGAPFWSAPKRFPHPLQFSAADPGHLHFVMAAAILRAETFGIPIPDWAKNPKKLAEAVDKVMVPDFEPKKDAKIVTDEKATSISSASVDDSAVIADLIMKLEQRQKSLPSGFRMKPIQFEKDDDTNFHMDMIAGLANMRARNYSIPEVDKLKAKFIAGRIIPAIATTTAMATGLVCLELYKVLDGGHKLEDYRNTFANLALPLFSMAEPVPPKLIKHQNLSWTVWDRWILKGNPTLRELLQWLKEKGLNAYSISCGSCLLYNSMFPRHKDRMDKKMVDLAREVAKVELPQYRRHLDVVVACEDEEDNDIDIPQVSIYYR; encoded by the exons ATGTTGaaattagggttagggttagggttagggtttgcACTAGTTTCGTTTCTGGGTCTGGTACAGATCGTTCTTGGAAAATATGTTAATGGTAATGATAAGCGGTACTTGATTGCTTTTTTGGTTGTGATAATTTCGGTAATGTTGGGGTTTTATCGCCTATTCTTCAGCAGCTTACTGCACTATATGCTTCCCAGAAAGAGAGCCAGTGAAGGAGTGGttgtagaagaagaagacaacacCAACAACAGCAGCAACTTTAACACCATCAACAAGTGTGAGGGCGCTTCGGCTTTCAACAAGAACAAGAAGCTTCGAATCGCCGAGGAAGACGCCGATTcgaccaacaacaacaacaacaacaatcacaatCACAGTAGCGGCGGCATAGTTGTAGAACAAGAACAAGAGCaaggagaagaaggagaagagattCCAATCATGGGTTTGGGCAACCCGAATTCGCAGGATATTGATGAAGATCTCCATAGCCGGCAGCTCGCCGTGTATGGCCGTGAGACGATGAGGCGGCTTtttgcttcgaatgttctcGTCTCCGGGTTGCAGGGTCTTGGAGCTGAGATAG CAAAGAACCTCATTCTTGCTGGTGTCAAGTCTGTGACCTTGCATGATGAAGGGACAGTGGAGTTGTGGGATTTGTCCAGTAATTTCATTTTCTCAGAGAATGATGTTGGTAAGAATAGGGCAGTTGCTTCCGTCCAAAAGCTGCAAGAGCTCAACAATGCTGTGGTCGTTCAGTCTTTAACAACAAAATTGACTAAGGAACAGCTTTCTGATTTCCAG GCTGTTGTCTTTACTGATGTCAATTTTGAGAAAGCCATTGAGTTCAATGATTACTGTCGTATTCATCAGCCTCCTATTGCATTTATCAAAACTGAAGTCAGAGGCCTTTTTGGTTCTGTGTTTTGTGACTTTGGACCTGAGTTCACTGTTGTTGACATTGATGGAGAGGAACCACACACGGGTATAATTGCATCGATCAGCAATGACAACCCTGCGCTAGTATCCTGTGTTGATGATGAAAGGCTTGAGTTTCAGGATGGGGATCTTGTTGTATTCTCTGAAGTTCACGGAATGACAGAATTGAATGACGGGAAACCAAGGAAGATTAAAAGTTCCAGGGCTTATTCATTTACTCTTGAGGAGGATACCACAAATTATGGAGCCTATGTGAAGGGTGGTATTGTCACACAGGTGAAACAGCCCAAGGTGTTGAAATTTAAGCCATTGAGAGAAGCACTAGCTGATCCTGGTGATTTTCTTCTTAGTGATTTCTCTAAGTTTGATCGCCCACCTCTTCTACACTTGGCATTCCAAGCGCTGGATAAGTTTGTCTCTGAGTTGGGACGCTTCCCTGTTGCTGGTTCTGAAGAGGATGCTCAGAAGCTTATATCTGTTGCCAGTGGCATTAATGAGAGTTCGGGGGATGGGAGAGTGGAAGATATCaatccaaaacttttgaggcACTTTGCCTTTGGTGCAAAGGCGGTACTGAATCCCATGGCTGCTATGTTTGGTGGTATTGTGGGACAAGAGGTTGTGAAAGCATGTTCGGGGAAGTTCCATCCACTTTATCAG TTCTTCTACTTCGACTCAGTGGAGTCACTTCCTACAGAGCCACTGGATTCAAGTGATTTCAGACCAAGAAATAGCCGTTACGATGCTCAGATTTCTGTCTTTGGGTCTAAGCTTCAGAAGAAACTGGAGGATGCTCAAGTGTTCATTGTTGGATCTGGTGCACTAGGCTGTGAATTCTTAAAAAATGTAGCCTTGATGGGAGTTTCATGTGGTGATCAGGGAAAGCTAACAATTACTGATGATGATGTAATTGAGAAGAGTAACCTCAGTAGGCAGTTCCTCTTCCGTGATTGGAACATTGGTCAGGCCAAATCCACTGTGGCTGCTTCTGCTACTGCATTAATAAACCCTCGACTAAACATTGAAGCTTTGCAGAATCGAGTTGGCCCTGAAACTGAAAATGTATTTGACGATACCTTCTGGGAGAATTTGAGTGTTGTTATTAATGCTTTAGACAATGTGAATGCCAGATTGTACGTTGATCAGAGATGCTTATACTTCCAGAAGCCACTTCTTGAATCAGGAACTCTTGGTGCCAAATGCAACACTCAGATGGTCATTCCTCATCTCACAGAAAACTATGGTGCCTCGAGAGACCCACCTGAGAAACAAGCACCTATGTGCACTGTACACTCGTTTCCACACAACATTGATCACTGCTTGACTTGGGCTCGATCTGAGTTTGAGGGTTTACTTGAGAAAACACCAGCTGAAGTGAATGCATATTTGTCCAACCCGAGTGAATATAGTACTGCAATGATGAATGCCGGTGATGCTCAGGCTAGGGATAACTTGGAGCGAGTACTGGAGTGCCTTGATAAAGAAAGATGCGAGATATTCCAAGATTGCATTACCTGGGCTCGTTTGAA GTTTGAAGATTATTTTGCTAACCGTGTGAAGCAGTTGATTTATACGTTCCCTGAGGATGCTGCCACCAGTACTGGGGCTCCTTTCTGGTCAGCCCCCAAGAGATTCCCTCATCCACTGCAATTCTCAGCTGCTGATCCTGGTCACCTCCATTTTGTTATGGCAGCAGCCATTCTACGTGCAGAGACATTTGGAATCCCAATTCCTGACTGGGCCAAGAATCCTAAGAAGTTGGCTGAAGCTGTTGATAAAGTGATGGTCCCAGATTTTGAGCCCAAGAAAGATGCAAAAATTGTAACCGATGAGAAGGCTACCAGTATCTCTTCTGCCTCAGTAGATGATTCAGCTGTCATTGCTGATCTAATTATGAAGTTAGAGCAGCGTCAGAAGAGCCTGCCATCAGGGTTCAGGATGAAACCAATTCAATTCGAGAAG GATGATGATACTAACTTCCATATGGACATGATAGCTGGCCTTGCCAATATGAGGGCACGGAATTACAGCATTCCTGAAGTTGACAAGCTGAAAGCCAAGTTTATTGCTGGAAGGATCATTCCTGCAATTGCAACAACCACTGCTATGGCCACAGGTCTTGTCTGCCTGGAGCTCTACAAGGTTTTGGATGGAGGGCACAAATTGGAGGACTATCGTAACACATTTGCTAACCTTGCACTGCCTCTGTTCTCCATGGCTGAGCCAGTTCCACCCAAGCTCATCAAGCATCAGAACTTGAGTTGGACTGTTTGGGACAGGTGGATCCTGAAAGGCAATCCTACTCTGAGGGAACTTTTGCAGTGGCTCAAGGAGAAAGGGCTGAATGCTTATAGCATTTCATGCGGAAGTTGCCTGCTCTATAATAGTATGTTCCCTCGTCACAAAGACCGAATGGACAAGAAAATGGTGGATTTGGCCAGGGAAGTGGCCAAAGTGGAATTGCCTCAATACCGTCGCCATTTGGATGTTGTTGTGGCATGCGAAGATGAAGAGGACAATGATATTGACATCCCTCAAGTATCCATTTACTACCGTTAG